The following proteins come from a genomic window of Carassius gibelio isolate Cgi1373 ecotype wild population from Czech Republic chromosome B8, carGib1.2-hapl.c, whole genome shotgun sequence:
- the smim24 gene encoding small integral membrane protein 24 has product MFHLQNIVAFMIISAFICQAQAGGQRSSGTAKVTLQPWLVGLTAVAVFLFIVFVLLIVKRLFFKKDKAELEENHSFYENKAADLEANEETKQTSF; this is encoded by the exons ATGTTTCATCTACAGAATATCGTTGCCTTCATGATAATCTCTGCCTTCATTTGTCAGGCTCAAGCTG GTGGTCAACGGTCATCAGGTACAGCTAAAGTCACATTACAGCCGTGGCTGGTGGGACTGACAGCCGTTGCTGTTTTCCTCTTTATTGTCTTCGTCCTCCTCATCGTGAAAAGACTCTTTTTCAAGAAAGACAA AGCTGAGCTAGAAGAAAATCATTcattttatgaaaacaaagcagCTGATCTGGAGGCAAATGAGGAGACCAAGCAGACCTCTTTCTAA